Part of the Metarhizium brunneum chromosome 6, complete sequence genome is shown below.
AGACGGCGGCCATCCAGCAAGGATCGCCAAGCTGCTTTCGCGAGCACTCCAGCAGTGGCCGAGTGGACGGCCAGAGCTAGACTCAGCGATTCTGAAGCTGGCCATTAATACCACCAATGCTGAGGATGAAGCGGCAGCATTTGATGACCCGCAACTTTCTACAAAGCTAGCGCGTCGTGTTGGCTACCTATTTGCCGACGTACGCAGTACAATTTTTGCGGGCAAGTTGGACGGCGAGACATATGATGAACTCTTGCTCATGCTGGGCGTCATGATAAACATCATGGAGCACTGCACTCCCGCGAGAAGGGCCGTAACAGAGGACACCATGGACAATCTAGTAAAGTTGTGGCAGGATAACAAGGAGTCTGTTGGCGAGGTAAGCGGCCCGTTTGATCTTCTTTTCCGTCTCTTTACTGCTGTGCTAACCCACAAGTAGGCGGACTCTGTAGACAAATCCAAATTGAGCGTTGCCGTTGGATACTTGTCTGTGCTACTCGGGTACATGTGTCTAACAAGACAGGCGAGGGGTCGCCTTGAGCACCGTGTTGGCAATGGGGCACTGCAAAGCCTCCGAACTTCGATCCAACAGTTCGCAAGCATGTATAAAGCCGTGGATAACAAAGCTCACGCAATGGACATTCTCGTACAGGAGCTTCGGCGGGTAGTTTGAGGTGCTTTCTTACGTCAACAACACAAACCATGCACACCTGTGCAAAATCGAGGGAGGTCTACCGGGCGGGTCGGGGTTGACTGCGCTTGCTCATGCGGTGTTTCGGCGCTCGCCTGTTGTTTTGTTGGTTTTATGGATAACATGGCGAATTGATGGATAGATATTGGTAACAGGTTGGGAGTGTATGACAGTCGAAGCTAGCTCTGCATTGGGTCATGAGACTTATTCATGAATTGTCGATCATCGTGATATACTGTGCCGTGATCTTCATGGACGGGATGCCGAGGCGCAACCACCCATTACCGCCTTCCCTCTTCGGAGTCCCATGTGCCCTGTCTTGAAAGGCGTAAGCTTATTGCTAGCCCGCCGTTTGTAAGAAGAGTGGCCGTAGCTGAATGCCTGGCCATTTTTCAACATTGGTGAACTTGCGTTACTCCTTACAGCAGCCCGCGCGTGAGGTCAAATTGGTTGACGGAGAGAGGCATTGTGACGAAAGGGCAACAACTGTGGCgaggcatgtatgtatgtgtgcTGGGACAGTCTGGCCGGTCCCGGAGCATACCCCACTACCACGCTCTAGTCTGATCGTAGGTCCTGGCACCTAGgtactaggtacttagttCTGGTTGGCAGTGATGGTGGGAACTTGATGGTGGGCTGACGGCGAATGCTCAAGCGGGCAGACACTGACTGGGTGGGCATCATCGACTAAGTTCGCGCCGTGTTCGTCGAACCGCGCAATCGCCAAACGCTGTCGGAAGAACGGACATCCCACGAGCCTCTACCACAGCACTGTTGCGCCGTAGAAGTCACCATTTTGTCCCTTAACATCTGCCGCGCCTACCAGAATGCCTGCGCCGAAGCAAAGAAAGGTAGCCATCGTCGGTAGCCGATCCGTAGGTAAGGGCGGACAGGAATACTGCCATGGAATCAAAAAGACCATAGATACTGACCAGAATCAGGAAAATCTTCCCTTGCGGTACAATTTGTCGACGGACACTTTGTAGATAGCTACTACCCAACGATCGAGAATACCTTTAGCAAGACAATTCGGTATAAAGGCCAGGACTATGCCACAGAAATTGTCGACACTGCTGGTCAGGATGAATATAGCATCCTGAATTCCAAACATTTCATTGGAATCCATGGTTACATGCTTGTGTATTCGGTCTCGTCTCTTCCCTCATTTGAAATGATCCAGGTTATCAGGGAAAAGATCCTCAATCATTTGGTACGTTTCCCCCCGGGTGCCAAGGGCAGTCTTTCTTGCCACAGACTATTATTCTCGCCACTAACAGGGTGACTTttgggccacggccaacaGGGGAGCGAATCTGTCCCTATTGTCATAGTCGGCAACAAGAGCGACCTACGACCTGAACAACGCCAAGTGAGCCCAGAGGAAGGAAAGAAGCTGTCGGACAAGTTCCAATGTGGCTGGACTGAGGCAAGCGCGCGATATAATGAAAATGTTGGTCGCGCGTTCGAACTGTTGATTGCCCAGATCGAGAAGTCACAGAACCCGGGCGAGGCCCCAGAAAAGGGCAACTGTTCTCTAATGTAATATCATAGGAGAAGTATAGCTGCGGGCAGCTTGGGGTTGAGGCTCTTGGGAatatacacacacatatatatagGTCTATTACACTATAAACGATTCCAATATCAGTGCTATGAACTCAGGAACACATTTTGCAATTGAGTGGTTTCTAACATGTCATAAACCCAAGCCCAACGACATGTGTACCCTGTCACACAACCAAGAGCTCATGGAGGGACATCGTTGGCTAGAAGGCCAAGGTATGTGAGGGGTGGCTACTACCTAGATAAAGACCAGAGTCGCCCAGAGTAATAAACAAGATCCTTTACGATTGCTGTAACCAAATTGGTAAAAGCTACGCAAATCGGAAGACGACGATTTACCGCCCAGGTGGTAAAAGTTGGGCGTCCGGGTGCCTGGCCTGCCTTGATAAATGTTAGGCTCTAATCAGCCTCGCCCCGCCACAGCCACATTTCGGCTGCCACCGACGCAAAACCAAGTGCTGGACATGCTCAGGTTTTTTTGTCCGTCCCCTGTTACCTGTTCGACCCCACCGACCAACACACTGTCTgcccctcccctcccccaccAAAAAAATGGTGACTATTCGGGGAGAGCGTCAGGTTGTTCACCCAACTGTCTCGTGCAAGCTGTGACTCAAAAGAAAGGGAATTGCTTTCAACTCCCCAAACAGTCGCACCTTCCGCTGAAAATACCGACAACGAGCAGAAAGACAGACTGTGATATTCCACTCATACCCCGATACCAGCTTTGCGAACGTCCTCGAAGCGAACGAATATTTACAAGATGCTTGATGTTATAGACTTTATCACGGAGCGCGGTGGTGATCCAGAGAAGATTCGCGAGTCTCAACGTCGCAGATCCGCCAATGTCGAAGTTGTGGACGAGATTATTGCCCTTTTTGAAGATCACCGCAGAAGTAAGTCTATCAATCGCCTCGCAACTTGAAGCTAGAATTGACCCTTAGCTGACAAAAACCGTCGTTGCGACTAGCCCAATACAGCGCTACACAAGTGAACAGCAAGATCAATGATGTTCAGAAACAAATTGGAGCTAAGAAGAAGGTTAGTCAAGATCAAGGATTAAAATGTCGACGGAAACACCCCTCTTTgtctttctcttctcgtTCTTCCCGTGATCCACCGAACCATCACTAACGGTTTACAATTTAGGCGAAGG
Proteins encoded:
- the rhb1 gene encoding GTP-binding protein rhb1, with amino-acid sequence MPAPKQRKVAIVGSRSVGKSSLAVQFVDGHFVDSYYPTIENTFSKTIRYKGQDYATEIVDTAGQDEYSILNSKHFIGIHGYMLVYSVSSLPSFEMIQVIREKILNHLGSESVPIVIVGNKSDLRPEQRQVSPEEGKKLSDKFQCGWTEASARYNENVGRAFELLIAQIEKSQNPGEAPEKGNCSLM